The Candidatus Accumulibacter similis genome has a segment encoding these proteins:
- a CDS encoding ankyrin repeat domain-containing protein — protein MKILALLFALWIPTMAAAGAYEDMEEALISGNTAWAIQLINRGMDVNSVDAAGNTLLMQCVQRENLNFLDYLVQKRARLNTRNRNGETALSLAAYKGLLPFVKRLVEAGADVNLYGWSPLVYAAFGGRTAVVEYLLTKGAEVNATTPNGSTALLFAARFGHLEVVELLLRNKADANLANDRGATPIDWALKSDNTDIADLLRKAGGRAGTPSADAASK, from the coding sequence GGATCCCGACGATGGCCGCGGCCGGTGCCTACGAAGACATGGAGGAGGCCCTGATTTCCGGCAATACGGCTTGGGCCATCCAGTTGATCAACCGCGGCATGGACGTGAATTCGGTCGATGCCGCCGGCAACACGCTGCTGATGCAGTGCGTCCAGCGCGAGAACTTGAACTTCCTCGACTATCTCGTGCAAAAGAGGGCACGGCTGAACACGCGCAACCGCAATGGTGAGACCGCCCTCAGCCTGGCCGCATACAAGGGCCTGCTGCCTTTCGTCAAGCGTCTCGTCGAGGCGGGTGCCGATGTCAACCTCTACGGCTGGTCGCCACTGGTCTACGCGGCGTTCGGCGGCCGTACGGCAGTCGTCGAATACCTTCTGACCAAGGGCGCTGAAGTCAACGCGACGACCCCGAACGGCTCAACGGCGCTGTTGTTCGCCGCGCGCTTCGGACACCTCGAAGTCGTTGAACTCCTGCTGCGCAACAAGGCCGATGCAAACTTGGCCAATGACCGCGGGGCAACGCCAATCGACTGGGCGCTGAAGTCCGACAACACCGACATCGCCGATCTGCTGCGCAAGGCTGGCGGCCGCGCCGGCACGCCGTCGGCAGACGCAGCTTCAAAGTGA